One genomic window of Medicago truncatula cultivar Jemalong A17 chromosome 1, MtrunA17r5.0-ANR, whole genome shotgun sequence includes the following:
- the LOC25485255 gene encoding NDR1/HIN1-like protein 26, which yields MYGNDHIPVHHVPGSRPGPHPTPKPIKRHHSTKYYLQRVQDSLTTRATKMVCTVFLSLLAIIGLITFIVWLSLRPHRPRFFMREFTLTGLAQQTGFGNAQIAYKVDARNSNQNIGVYYEAMEGSLYYRNNVIGSMHIPFPSYQGPKNTTKVNGVFNGATLTVNSQGWSEIQNDGADGTVMFILELTTVIKFKISSWESQRHRMHATCDAGVGSNGTLLSIYKDKRCTVDFA from the coding sequence atgtaCGGAAACGACCACATACCCGTTCACCATGTCCCAGGTTCACGCCCGGGACCACACCCAACACCGAAGCCCATAAAGCGCCATCATTCCACCAAATACTACCTCCAACGGGTTCAAGATAGCCTCACAACCCGTGCTACAAAAATGGTATGCACTGTTTTCTTGAGCCTTCTTGCAATCATTGGACTCATCACCTTCATCGTTTGGCTCAGCCTCCGTCCACATCGGCCTAGGTTTTTTATGCGTGAATTCACCTTAACGGGTCTGGCACAACAAACTGGGTTCGGAAATGCCCAAATAGCCTACAAAGTAGACGCCCGAAATTCCAACCAGAATATCGGAGTTTACTACGAAGCTATGGAAGGGTCACTTTATTACAGAAATAATGTAATCGGGTCGATGCATATACCTTTTCCATCTTATCAAGGGCCAAAAAACACCACAAAAGTGAACGGTGTTTTCAATGGGGCCACATTGACCGTTAATAGTCAAGGTTGGTCAGAAATCCAGAATGATGGGGCTGATGGTACGGTGATGTTTATTTTGGAATTGACTACTGTGATTAAATTTAAGATATCCTCATGGGAAAGCCAGCGCCACAGGATGCACGCAACCTGTGATGCGGGTGTGGGATCTAATGGCACCCTCTTATCTATTTACAAAGATAAGAGGTGCACGGTTGACTTCGCTTAA